In the Corynebacterium suedekumii genome, one interval contains:
- a CDS encoding ATP synthase F0 subunit C, producing the protein MNEIILAQTETVAAATPHLGAIGYGIATIGPGLGIGILVGKALEGMARQPEMAGQLRTTMFLGIAFVEALALIGLVAGFLFTSL; encoded by the coding sequence ATGAACGAGATCATCCTGGCTCAGACCGAGACCGTCGCCGCCGCAACCCCGCACCTCGGCGCCATCGGCTACGGCATCGCCACCATCGGCCCGGGCCTGGGCATCGGCATCCTCGTCGGCAAGGCTCTCGAGGGCATGGCTCGCCAGCCCGAGATGGCCGGCCAGCTGCGTACCACCATGTTCCTGGGCATCGCCTTCGTCGAGGCCCTGGCCCTCATCGGCCTGGTCGCCGGCTTCCTGTTCACCAGCCTCTAA
- a CDS encoding F0F1 ATP synthase subunit B, whose product MTNVIFYLAAEAGETLPMEGGNSILLPKVYDIVWSIIPLAVILFIFWKFVLPKFQEVLTEREDRIKGGIQRAEAAQAEAKAALEKYNAQLAEARAEAAEIREQAREKGKQIEAEMKAQAAEESNRIIASGEKQLLAQREQVVAELRQEMGQNSINLAERLLGGELSDATKRSGTIDSFLSELDTVAPAGK is encoded by the coding sequence ATGACGAACGTCATTTTCTACCTTGCGGCAGAGGCGGGTGAAACCCTCCCCATGGAGGGCGGCAACTCCATCCTGCTCCCCAAGGTCTACGACATCGTCTGGTCCATCATTCCGCTCGCAGTCATCCTGTTTATCTTCTGGAAGTTCGTTCTTCCGAAGTTCCAGGAGGTCCTGACCGAGCGTGAGGACCGGATCAAGGGTGGCATTCAGCGTGCCGAGGCCGCACAGGCCGAGGCCAAGGCCGCACTTGAGAAGTACAACGCGCAGCTCGCCGAGGCGCGTGCCGAGGCAGCCGAGATCCGTGAGCAGGCCCGCGAGAAGGGCAAGCAGATCGAGGCTGAGATGAAGGCACAGGCAGCCGAAGAGAGCAACCGCATCATCGCGTCCGGTGAGAAGCAGCTGCTGGCCCAGCGTGAGCAGGTCGTCGCAGAGCTTCGCCAGGAGATGGGACAGAACTCGATCAACCTGGCCGAGCGCCTGCTCGGTGGCGAGCTTTCCGACGCCACCAAGCGCTCCGGCACGATTGACTCGTTCCTGTCCGAGCTCGACACCGTGGCACCGGCAGGAAAGTGA
- a CDS encoding F0F1 ATP synthase subunit delta translates to MHAASREALAQVESYLDNLVQGSDNTVAVSAQTGTELFDVVDALDSDRGLRVAVAEAAAEPEQRTGLIQAVFGGKVSDSTLSVLREAAHRTWSTPREFRTGLVSLGRRALLRGAESQGQLGQVEDELFRLSRLLDREELTQLLSDKTTDAQRKRGLLASVLYGKVSMFTEALALQVIGRPEHNPIDDIANLVDRAAALQGRSVAQVVTAEELNEGQQAALADKLGRIYGRAMSIHSEVDPSLLGGMTIRVDDEIIDGSTAGKLARLRANLV, encoded by the coding sequence ATGCACGCAGCGAGCCGCGAAGCACTAGCACAGGTCGAGTCCTACCTGGACAACCTCGTCCAGGGTTCGGACAACACCGTCGCCGTGTCCGCACAGACCGGCACTGAACTGTTCGACGTCGTCGACGCCCTCGACAGCGACCGTGGCCTCCGGGTCGCCGTCGCCGAGGCCGCCGCCGAGCCCGAGCAGCGCACGGGACTGATCCAGGCCGTGTTCGGTGGCAAGGTCTCCGACAGCACCCTCTCGGTGCTGCGCGAGGCCGCCCACCGCACCTGGTCCACCCCGCGTGAGTTCCGTACCGGTCTGGTCTCCCTCGGACGTCGCGCTCTCCTGCGCGGCGCCGAGAGCCAGGGCCAGCTGGGTCAGGTCGAGGACGAACTGTTCCGCCTGTCCCGTCTCCTGGACCGGGAGGAGCTGACCCAGCTCCTCTCCGACAAGACCACGGATGCGCAGCGCAAGCGCGGCCTGCTGGCGAGCGTGCTCTACGGCAAGGTGTCGATGTTCACCGAGGCGCTCGCGCTTCAGGTCATCGGCCGCCCGGAGCACAACCCGATCGACGACATCGCGAACCTGGTCGACCGTGCAGCAGCGCTGCAGGGCCGGTCCGTTGCGCAGGTCGTCACTGCGGAAGAGCTGAACGAGGGCCAGCAGGCGGCGCTCGCCGACAAGCTGGGACGAATTTACGGTCGTGCGATGTCCATCCATTCTGAGGTTGACCCCAGCCTCCTCGGTGGCATGACCATCCGCGTTGACGACGAGATCATCGATGGCAGTACGGCGGGCAAGCTCGCCCGGCTGCGCGCGAACCTCGTCTAG
- a CDS encoding F0F1 ATP synthase subunit gamma: protein MANLRELRDRIRSVNSTKKITKAQELIATSRITKAQARVEASVPYAHELTNVMNRLAAASSLDHPMLHEREDGKVAAMLVVTSDRGMAGGYNHNVLKKAAELQKMLEEAGYEVVRYVTGGKGVGYYKFRDEYVAGAWTGFSQDPSWESTHDVRRHLIDGFTASSEGEAKYREGLNTDGSPIRGFDQVHVVYTEFESMLSQVPRAHQLLPVEPVIEEENYDAGESLQDTADGAVGPDYDFEPDADTLMDALLPKYVSRRLFAMFLEASAAESASRRNAMKSATDNATELVKDLSRVANQARQAQITQEITEIVGGAGALAESGESD, encoded by the coding sequence ATGGCTAATCTTCGCGAACTGCGGGACCGGATCCGGTCCGTCAACTCGACTAAGAAGATCACCAAGGCTCAGGAGCTGATCGCGACCTCGCGTATCACCAAGGCCCAGGCCCGGGTGGAGGCATCCGTGCCCTACGCCCACGAGCTGACCAACGTGATGAACCGCCTGGCGGCCGCGAGTTCCCTCGACCACCCGATGCTCCATGAGCGCGAGGACGGCAAGGTCGCCGCGATGCTCGTGGTCACCTCGGACCGCGGCATGGCCGGCGGTTACAACCACAACGTGCTGAAGAAGGCCGCCGAGCTGCAGAAGATGCTCGAGGAGGCCGGGTACGAGGTCGTCCGTTACGTCACGGGTGGCAAGGGCGTCGGCTACTACAAGTTCCGTGACGAGTACGTCGCGGGCGCGTGGACCGGTTTCTCCCAGGATCCGTCCTGGGAGTCCACCCACGATGTCCGCCGCCACCTCATCGACGGCTTCACCGCGAGCTCCGAGGGCGAGGCCAAGTACCGCGAGGGTCTCAACACCGACGGCTCGCCGATCCGAGGCTTCGACCAGGTGCACGTCGTGTACACCGAGTTCGAGTCGATGCTCAGCCAGGTGCCCCGTGCACACCAGCTGCTGCCGGTCGAGCCCGTCATCGAGGAAGAGAACTACGACGCAGGCGAGAGCCTGCAGGACACGGCCGACGGCGCCGTGGGCCCCGACTACGACTTCGAGCCGGACGCCGACACCCTCATGGATGCGCTGCTGCCGAAGTACGTCTCTCGTCGTCTGTTCGCCATGTTCCTCGAGGCCTCGGCCGCCGAGTCGGCATCGCGACGCAATGCGATGAAGTCTGCGACTGACAACGCGACCGAGCTGGTCAAGGACCTCTCGCGCGTGGCCAACCAGGCCCGTCAGGCACAGATCACCCAGGAAATCACAGAGATCGTCGGTGGCGCTGGCGCGCTCGCCGAAAGCGGAGAAAGTGACTAG
- the atpD gene encoding F0F1 ATP synthase subunit beta — protein MTNALAEQNAPQASTAGRVVRVIGPVVDVEFPRGELPALYNALTVEVTLEAVAKTITLEVAQHLGDNLVRTVSMAPTDGLVRGTQVVDSGKPISVPVGDVVKGHVFNALGDCLDEPGLGRDGEQWGIHRDPPPFDQLEGKTEILETGIKVIDLLTPYVKGGKIGLFGGAGVGKTVLIQEMITRIAREFSGTSVFAGVGERTREGTDLFLEMEEMGVLPDTALVFGQMDEPPGVRMRVALSGLTMAEYFRDVQHQDVLLFIDNIFRFTQAGSEVSTLLGRMPSAVGYQPTLADEMGVLQERITSTKGKSITSLQAVYVPADDYTDPAPATTFAHLDATTELDRGIASKGIYPAVNPLTSTSRILEPSIVGERHYAVAQRVIGILQKNKELQDIIAILGMDELSEEDKITVQRARRLERFLGQNFFVAEKFTGLPGSYVPLEDTIVAFERICDGEFDHYPEQAFNGLGGLDDVEAAYKKITEK, from the coding sequence ATGACTAACGCTCTCGCAGAGCAGAACGCACCGCAGGCGTCCACCGCCGGCCGTGTCGTGCGCGTCATTGGACCGGTCGTCGACGTGGAATTCCCGCGCGGCGAGCTGCCGGCCCTGTACAACGCGCTGACTGTCGAGGTCACCCTCGAAGCAGTCGCCAAGACCATCACCCTCGAGGTCGCCCAGCACCTGGGTGACAACCTCGTCCGTACCGTCTCCATGGCCCCGACCGACGGCCTCGTCCGCGGTACCCAGGTCGTGGACTCGGGTAAGCCGATCTCCGTCCCCGTCGGTGACGTCGTCAAGGGCCACGTGTTCAACGCCCTCGGTGACTGCCTCGACGAGCCGGGCCTCGGCCGTGACGGCGAGCAGTGGGGCATCCACCGCGACCCGCCGCCCTTCGACCAGCTCGAGGGCAAGACCGAGATCCTCGAGACCGGCATCAAGGTCATCGACCTGCTGACCCCGTACGTCAAGGGCGGCAAGATCGGCCTGTTCGGCGGTGCCGGCGTGGGCAAGACGGTGCTCATCCAGGAGATGATCACCCGTATCGCCCGCGAGTTCTCCGGTACCTCCGTGTTCGCCGGCGTCGGCGAGCGCACCCGTGAGGGCACCGACCTCTTCCTCGAGATGGAGGAGATGGGCGTTCTCCCGGACACCGCGCTCGTGTTCGGCCAGATGGATGAGCCGCCGGGAGTCCGTATGCGCGTGGCCCTGTCCGGTCTGACCATGGCGGAGTACTTCCGCGATGTGCAGCACCAGGACGTGCTGCTGTTCATCGACAACATCTTCCGTTTCACCCAGGCCGGCTCCGAGGTCTCGACCCTGCTGGGTCGTATGCCCTCCGCCGTGGGCTACCAGCCCACCCTGGCTGACGAGATGGGTGTGCTCCAGGAGCGCATCACCTCGACGAAGGGTAAGTCGATCACCTCGCTGCAGGCCGTCTACGTGCCCGCCGACGACTACACTGACCCGGCCCCGGCCACCACCTTCGCGCACCTCGACGCCACCACCGAGCTCGACCGTGGCATCGCCTCGAAGGGTATCTACCCGGCCGTGAACCCGCTGACCTCGACGTCTCGTATCCTCGAGCCGTCGATCGTCGGTGAGCGTCACTACGCCGTCGCGCAGCGTGTCATCGGCATCCTGCAGAAGAACAAGGAACTCCAGGACATCATCGCCATCCTCGGTATGGACGAGCTGTCCGAGGAGGACAAGATCACCGTGCAGCGTGCACGTCGCCTGGAGCGCTTCCTGGGCCAGAACTTCTTCGTCGCGGAGAAGTTCACCGGTCTGCCGGGCTCCTACGTGCCGCTGGAGGACACCATCGTGGCCTTTGAGCGCATCTGCGACGGCGAGTTCGACCACTACCCCGAGCAGGCCTTCAACGGCCTGGGTGGCCTGGATGACGTCGAGGCCGCCTACAAGAAGATCACCGAGAAGTAA
- a CDS encoding F0F1 ATP synthase subunit epsilon, whose product MADITVELVSVERMLWSGEASIVTAQTTEGEIGVLSGHEPMLGQLVENGVVTIRPTDGDKLVAAVQGGFLSVSPEKVTILADHAVWADEVDSSSAESDLQAEDESTRQRAEAGLKAVRRKAEA is encoded by the coding sequence ATGGCTGACATCACCGTGGAACTGGTCTCCGTGGAGCGCATGCTCTGGTCCGGCGAGGCCAGCATCGTCACCGCGCAGACCACCGAGGGTGAGATCGGCGTGCTGTCCGGTCACGAGCCCATGCTCGGCCAGCTGGTCGAGAACGGCGTCGTGACCATCCGCCCGACCGACGGCGACAAGCTCGTCGCCGCGGTCCAGGGTGGTTTCCTCTCCGTCTCACCGGAGAAGGTCACCATTCTCGCGGATCACGCGGTCTGGGCCGACGAGGTGGACTCCTCGTCCGCCGAGTCCGACCTGCAGGCCGAGGACGAGAGCACTCGTCAGCGCGCCGAGGCCGGTCTCAAGGCCGTCCGCCGGAAGGCCGAGGCCTGA
- a CDS encoding DUF2550 domain-containing protein has translation MDLINWVILVLIILAIALAVWRFLTLRPRGTSVVMRRLPASGTHGWRHGTVRYDNGNLEYYKLRSLSPRADLVISRGDLVFHETRPMSDREAAFMSPGLTVASISDAHTDYEIALDRRGLMALTAWVESAPDARQERVDIKRLRERITRGRNGR, from the coding sequence TTGGACCTCATCAACTGGGTCATCCTCGTGCTCATCATCCTGGCCATCGCCCTGGCCGTGTGGCGTTTCCTCACGCTGCGGCCCCGGGGCACCTCGGTGGTCATGCGTCGCCTGCCCGCCAGCGGGACCCACGGCTGGCGTCACGGCACTGTCCGCTACGACAACGGCAACCTCGAGTACTACAAGCTCCGTTCCCTGTCGCCGCGCGCTGATCTGGTGATCAGCCGCGGCGACCTCGTCTTTCATGAGACCCGTCCGATGAGCGACCGGGAGGCCGCCTTCATGTCCCCGGGGCTCACCGTCGCCAGCATCAGCGACGCGCACACCGACTACGAGATCGCCCTCGACCGGCGCGGTCTCATGGCCCTGACCGCCTGGGTGGAGTCCGCCCCGGACGCCCGGCAGGAGCGGGTGGACATCAAGCGGCTGCGCGAGCGCATCACCCGGGGGCGCAACGGCAGGTAG
- the nucS gene encoding endonuclease NucS, which yields MRLVIARCSVDYVGRLEAHLPLADRLLMIKADGSVSIHADDRAYKPLNWMTPPCSLVEQSITDADDEDTGDLLWIVENPKGEQLRITIEKIHHETSVDLGVDPGLVKDGVEAHLQELLAEHITTLGDGYELVRREFPTAIGPVDLLARDASGATVAVEVKRRGGIDGVEQLTRYLDLLNRDELLRPVAGVFAAQEIKPQARTLAEDRGIRCVTLDYQELRGIESNELRLF from the coding sequence ATGCGTCTCGTCATTGCCCGTTGTTCCGTCGACTACGTCGGACGACTCGAAGCACACCTCCCGTTGGCCGACCGGCTGCTGATGATCAAGGCCGACGGTTCGGTCTCCATCCACGCCGACGACCGGGCGTACAAGCCGCTCAACTGGATGACCCCGCCGTGTTCGCTCGTCGAGCAGTCCATCACGGACGCCGACGACGAGGACACCGGTGATCTGCTGTGGATCGTGGAGAACCCCAAGGGCGAGCAGCTGCGCATCACCATCGAGAAGATCCACCACGAGACGTCCGTCGACCTCGGGGTGGATCCCGGCCTCGTCAAGGACGGCGTCGAGGCGCACCTGCAGGAGCTGCTCGCCGAGCACATCACCACCCTCGGCGACGGCTACGAGCTGGTACGCCGCGAGTTCCCCACGGCCATCGGCCCGGTGGACCTGCTGGCCCGGGACGCCAGCGGCGCGACCGTGGCGGTGGAGGTCAAGCGTCGCGGCGGGATCGACGGCGTCGAACAGCTGACCCGCTACCTCGACCTGCTCAACCGGGACGAGCTGCTGCGGCCGGTGGCCGGGGTGTTCGCCGCCCAGGAGATCAAGCCGCAGGCCCGCACGCTGGCCGAGGACCGTGGTATCCGCTGCGTGACCCTGGACTACCAGGAGCTGCGGGGGATCGAGTCGAACGAACTCCGGTTGTTCTAG
- a CDS encoding thiamine-binding protein, whose amino-acid sequence MIIAFSVAPAVTETPDAEMADAVTEAVRIVRESGLPNETNAMFTLVEGEWDEVMDVVKRATDAVVAVSPRVSLVLKADIRPGHTDQLHQKVAAVESRLQGG is encoded by the coding sequence ATGATCATCGCCTTTTCTGTTGCCCCAGCTGTGACGGAGACCCCCGACGCGGAGATGGCCGACGCCGTCACCGAGGCCGTGCGCATCGTGCGCGAATCGGGTCTGCCGAACGAGACCAACGCCATGTTCACCCTCGTCGAGGGGGAATGGGACGAGGTGATGGACGTGGTCAAGCGCGCCACCGACGCCGTCGTCGCCGTGTCCCCGCGGGTCTCGTTGGTCCTCAAGGCGGACATCCGGCCCGGGCACACCGACCAGCTGCACCAGAAGGTCGCCGCCGTGGAGTCGCGCCTGCAGGGAGGGTGA
- a CDS encoding tetratricopeptide repeat protein, translating into MTTPHRYVSGAIDLAEVKARAEARDQAATAPAGVGGIAPFLTVTAENFEAEAVRRSLEVPVVMLIGTSRSPTSEQLRADLQDIAAAGNLAFVVGYVDADATPEVAQAFGVQALPTVVALAAGRPVTQFEGAQPKEVVQNWVDTLVEQIAPQLQGLQQTAGEEGPAEPEDPRLDAAIAALNAGDFDAAIATYDEILAAEPDNREIAQARDTARLLKRLNPAERTEDPVVAADADPTDVDKQFDAADAEVVAGAPERAFDRLIALMLTQAGDEKTRVRDRLLELFALFDAADPRVGAARTKMASALF; encoded by the coding sequence ATGACCACCCCGCACCGTTACGTCTCCGGAGCCATCGACCTGGCGGAGGTCAAGGCCCGCGCCGAGGCCCGGGACCAGGCCGCCACCGCTCCGGCAGGGGTCGGCGGGATCGCCCCCTTCCTCACCGTCACGGCGGAGAACTTCGAGGCCGAGGCCGTGCGCCGCTCCCTCGAGGTTCCCGTGGTCATGCTTATCGGCACCTCCCGAAGCCCCACGTCTGAACAGCTCAGGGCGGACCTGCAGGACATCGCGGCGGCCGGCAACCTCGCCTTCGTCGTCGGTTACGTCGACGCCGACGCCACCCCCGAGGTCGCCCAGGCCTTCGGCGTCCAGGCCCTGCCCACCGTCGTGGCACTGGCGGCCGGCCGGCCGGTCACCCAGTTCGAGGGTGCGCAGCCGAAGGAGGTCGTCCAGAACTGGGTGGACACCCTCGTCGAGCAGATCGCCCCGCAGCTGCAGGGTCTGCAGCAGACGGCGGGGGAGGAGGGCCCGGCGGAACCGGAGGATCCGCGTCTCGACGCCGCGATCGCGGCCCTCAACGCCGGCGACTTCGATGCGGCGATCGCCACCTACGACGAGATCCTCGCCGCCGAGCCCGACAACCGGGAGATCGCCCAGGCCCGGGACACCGCCCGCCTGCTCAAGCGCCTCAACCCTGCCGAGCGGACCGAGGACCCGGTTGTCGCGGCGGACGCGGACCCGACGGACGTGGACAAGCAGTTCGACGCCGCGGACGCCGAGGTGGTGGCCGGCGCCCCGGAGCGGGCCTTCGACCGGCTCATCGCGCTCATGCTCACCCAGGCCGGTGACGAGAAGACCCGCGTCCGGGATCGCCTGCTCGAGCTCTTCGCGCTTTTCGACGCCGCCGACCCCCGCGTCGGCGCCGCGCGGACGAAGATGGCCAGCGCTCTGTTCTAG
- a CDS encoding ArsR/SmtB family transcription factor: MSTAARPTILPITDLSACCSLGSGPLTAEEAGRYATLFKVLADPARLRILSSIAEEGCDPVTASDLTELLGLGQPTVSHHLKKLTEAGLLESTRVGRMMQYRVLPDLFAELRTVLQMD, translated from the coding sequence ATGAGCACCGCTGCCCGGCCCACCATCCTCCCGATCACCGATCTCTCGGCATGCTGTTCCCTCGGGTCGGGCCCCCTCACCGCGGAGGAGGCCGGACGCTACGCCACCCTGTTCAAGGTGCTCGCCGACCCCGCCCGGCTGCGGATCCTCTCCTCCATCGCCGAGGAAGGCTGTGACCCGGTGACCGCCTCCGACCTGACGGAGCTGCTCGGACTCGGCCAGCCGACCGTGTCCCACCACCTGAAGAAGCTCACGGAGGCGGGCCTGCTCGAGAGCACCCGGGTGGGCCGGATGATGCAGTACCGTGTGCTGCCCGACCTGTTCGCCGAGCTGCGCACGGTCCTGCAGATGGACTAG
- the arsB gene encoding ACR3 family arsenite efflux transporter, whose protein sequence is MTPNGPEGMSLLDRWAPAWVFIAIGVGLVIGREIPGIPWALMSLEVAGVPLPIAVGMFLMLIPPLARLRLDQPTEIGENPPILILAGILTWVVGPALMFTLAWIFLGNQPAIRDGLILLGLARCLSLVRVWTDLADCDRRLTDTLVMLNASVQLALFALLGWFYLELLPRWLGLPHPGDVPFFTMLGSVLVFLGIPMLLGILTRILGESLRGRDWYEKEVLPRMAPWTMIGLLYTVVLIFSMRGLETHTRPGLLVDLAVPLAIYFAVMVLLGVFLSRALGHGYGPSVSVGFVAAGPNTAMVMAVTVGTFGAASDQVLAAAVGPLIEVPVFLALVYFVLWAGPKLFRRETATPGHPGR, encoded by the coding sequence ATGACCCCGAACGGGCCCGAGGGCATGTCCCTGCTGGACCGGTGGGCGCCCGCCTGGGTGTTCATCGCCATCGGCGTCGGCCTCGTCATCGGCCGCGAGATCCCCGGCATCCCCTGGGCGCTGATGTCCCTCGAGGTCGCCGGTGTGCCCCTGCCCATCGCCGTCGGGATGTTCCTCATGCTCATCCCCCCGCTGGCCAGGCTCCGCCTGGATCAGCCGACGGAGATCGGGGAGAACCCGCCGATACTCATCCTCGCGGGGATCCTCACCTGGGTCGTCGGCCCCGCCCTCATGTTCACCCTCGCCTGGATCTTTCTGGGAAATCAGCCGGCGATCCGGGACGGGCTCATCCTCCTCGGCCTGGCGCGCTGCCTGTCCCTGGTGCGGGTGTGGACCGATCTGGCGGACTGCGACCGGCGACTCACCGACACCCTGGTGATGCTCAACGCCTCGGTCCAGTTGGCCCTGTTCGCCCTGCTCGGCTGGTTCTATCTCGAGCTGCTGCCGAGGTGGCTGGGACTTCCGCACCCCGGCGACGTACCCTTCTTCACCATGCTCGGCTCCGTGCTGGTGTTCCTCGGCATTCCCATGCTCCTGGGCATCCTCACCCGGATCCTCGGCGAATCACTCCGGGGTCGCGACTGGTACGAGAAGGAGGTCCTGCCGCGGATGGCTCCCTGGACCATGATCGGACTGCTCTACACCGTCGTGCTCATCTTCAGCATGCGGGGCCTGGAGACACACACCCGACCGGGGTTGCTGGTGGACCTGGCGGTTCCCCTGGCCATCTACTTCGCCGTCATGGTGCTGCTCGGGGTGTTTCTCTCCCGTGCCCTCGGCCACGGCTACGGCCCGTCCGTGTCGGTGGGTTTCGTCGCGGCCGGCCCCAACACGGCGATGGTCATGGCGGTCACGGTGGGGACGTTCGGGGCGGCCTCCGACCAGGTGCTGGCGGCGGCCGTGGGCCCCCTCATCGAGGTGCCGGTCTTCCTCGCGCTGGTCTACTTCGTGCTGTGGGCGGGGCCGAAGCTCTTCCGGAGAGAAACGGCGACCCCCGGCCACCCCGGGAGATGA
- the glgB gene encoding 1,4-alpha-glucan branching protein GlgB, giving the protein MHDARDGIDHALLIPDLDLGRLRSCSHHAPHDFYGWHAVEGGSVIRTRQLGATAVEVLIHGEEMAATPVGDDIWVLGLPDIYAPDYRLRITWPEADPVIVADPYHFLPTLGSLDMHLIAEGRHERLWDVLGANVHSYETALGTVEGTAFAVWAPNAEGVAVVGDFCGWNPNQYPMRSLGSSGVWEIFIPGLLAGTTYKFAIQTKEGHRRDKADPMAKATQAPPETTSVVVDSRYDWTDGDWIRSRSERNILTEPMSIYEVHLGSWKIGKGYKELTTELVDYVAEQGYTHVEFMPVAEHPFGGSWGYQVSGYYAPTARWGSPDELRALIEAFHNRGIGVIVDWVPAHFPKDDWALARFDGPALYEHADWRRGEQKDWGTYVFDFGRNEVRNFLVANALYWIEEFHIDGLRVDAVASMLYLDYSREEGEWLPNEYGGRENLDAVQFLQEMNATVHRAHPGVLTIAEESTSWPGVTAPTDHGGLGFSLKWNMGWMNDTLEYFKLDPVHREYHHNAITFSMIYQYSEHYVLPFSHDEVVHGKGSLWGRMPGDDWNKAAGLRALFGYMFSHPGKKLMFMGQEFGQTGEWNEAFSIDWSNLEGWGSEFHRGIQQLVKDLHWTYRAIPALHSQDSEQSGFQWIKGDDASRNLLAYVRWGNDGSAVLAVVNLSGATHNDYTLGSPRGGRWELVLNTDDAKYAGAGNDLPHTVSTNGGGWDGFEDSLTLTVPANSVQWYRWVG; this is encoded by the coding sequence ATGCACGACGCCCGTGACGGCATCGACCACGCCCTGCTCATTCCCGACCTGGACCTGGGACGTCTGCGCAGCTGCAGCCACCACGCACCGCACGACTTCTACGGCTGGCATGCGGTGGAGGGCGGATCGGTCATCCGCACCCGTCAGCTCGGTGCCACCGCTGTGGAGGTGCTCATCCACGGCGAGGAGATGGCCGCCACCCCGGTCGGCGACGACATCTGGGTGCTCGGCCTGCCGGACATCTACGCCCCGGACTACCGGCTGCGGATCACCTGGCCGGAGGCGGATCCCGTCATCGTCGCCGACCCGTACCACTTCCTGCCCACCCTCGGCAGCCTGGACATGCACCTGATCGCCGAGGGCCGTCATGAGCGCCTGTGGGACGTCCTGGGCGCGAACGTCCACTCCTACGAGACCGCCCTGGGCACCGTCGAGGGCACCGCGTTCGCCGTGTGGGCCCCGAATGCCGAGGGCGTCGCGGTGGTGGGTGACTTCTGCGGCTGGAACCCGAACCAGTATCCGATGCGTTCGCTGGGTTCCTCCGGTGTGTGGGAGATCTTCATCCCCGGTCTGCTCGCCGGCACCACCTACAAGTTCGCCATCCAGACCAAGGAGGGTCACCGCCGGGACAAGGCGGACCCGATGGCCAAGGCGACCCAGGCGCCGCCGGAGACCACCTCGGTGGTCGTGGACTCACGCTACGACTGGACCGACGGGGACTGGATCCGCTCCCGTTCGGAGCGCAACATCCTCACCGAGCCGATGTCGATCTACGAGGTCCACCTGGGCTCGTGGAAGATCGGCAAGGGGTACAAGGAACTGACCACCGAGCTGGTCGACTACGTCGCCGAGCAGGGCTACACCCACGTGGAGTTCATGCCGGTGGCCGAGCACCCCTTCGGCGGCTCCTGGGGTTACCAGGTCTCCGGCTACTACGCCCCCACCGCCCGCTGGGGTTCCCCGGACGAGCTGCGGGCGCTGATCGAGGCGTTCCACAACCGGGGCATCGGCGTCATCGTGGACTGGGTCCCGGCGCACTTCCCCAAGGATGACTGGGCGCTGGCCCGTTTTGACGGCCCCGCCCTCTACGAGCACGCCGACTGGCGCCGTGGCGAGCAGAAGGACTGGGGCACCTACGTCTTCGACTTCGGCCGCAACGAGGTCCGCAACTTCCTCGTCGCCAACGCGCTGTACTGGATCGAGGAGTTCCACATCGACGGTCTCCGCGTCGACGCCGTCGCCTCCATGCTCTACCTCGACTACTCCCGCGAGGAGGGTGAGTGGCTACCCAACGAGTACGGCGGCCGCGAGAACCTGGACGCCGTGCAGTTCCTCCAGGAGATGAACGCCACCGTCCACCGCGCCCACCCCGGCGTGCTCACCATCGCCGAGGAGTCGACCTCCTGGCCGGGCGTCACCGCCCCCACCGACCACGGCGGGCTGGGCTTCAGCCTCAAGTGGAACATGGGCTGGATGAACGACACCCTGGAGTACTTCAAGCTCGACCCGGTGCACCGCGAGTACCACCACAACGCGATCACCTTCTCCATGATCTACCAGTACTCCGAGCACTACGTCCTGCCCTTCAGCCACGACGAGGTCGTCCACGGCAAGGGTTCGCTGTGGGGCCGGATGCCGGGCGATGACTGGAACAAGGCCGCGGGCCTGCGTGCCCTGTTCGGCTACATGTTCTCCCACCCGGGCAAGAAGCTCATGTTCATGGGCCAGGAGTTCGGTCAGACCGGTGAGTGGAACGAGGCCTTCTCCATCGACTGGTCCAATCTGGAGGGTTGGGGCAGCGAGTTCCACCGGGGTATCCAGCAGCTGGTCAAGGACCTGCACTGGACCTACCGGGCGATTCCGGCGCTGCACTCCCAGGATTCGGAGCAGTCCGGCTTCCAGTGGATCAAGGGCGACGACGCCTCCCGTAACCTGCTGGCCTACGTCCGCTGGGGAAACGACGGGTCCGCCGTGCTTGCCGTGGTCAACCTCTCCGGCGCCACGCACAATGACTACACCCTCGGCAGCCCCCGCGGCGGCCGCTGGGAACTGGTGCTCAACACCGACGACGCCAAGTACGCCGGTGCGGGCAATGATCTCCCGCACACCGTGTCCACCAACGGCGGCGGATGGGACGGCTTCGAGGACTCCCTCACGCTGACGGTCCCCGCCAACTCCGTGCAGTGGTACCGCTGGGTGGGCTGA